The DNA region AGAAAGAGTAACATGTAGGAAATATTTGGGACATGCTCAAAGATTGTTTTAGTAGGTGGAAATAACAATAATTATATTGTGCTGATCAGCTGCACATTGAAtagtttttctttccccttgaCTACGGTTGTACAGCAAAATCCAGCCAAACGTTATTCAGATTGCCTCTTCCAATACTTACAGGCTTGGCAGCATGGCCTTCCTTACATGTATGCCCATCTACTGTAGGAAAATCTTTTGAAAGGAGCTGAACTACTGCAGGCTCATTTGAGTTTCTGGAGTGCCCATACATACACAGGTGTTGCATATGCAAACTCGCATACTGGCTTTTTTCATAACAGACACTGCAGTTTCGCCACTACGTTATTAACATGTCTGTGTCAGTTAAAAGATGCTGTTCAGACGGTTATAGTTGAAAGAAACTCCCCTGTCTCTGCAAACAGCCCTAGGATAAGCACAGCAGAGTAACTCAACAGCTCGCTTTTAGGAGTTACATGTCAGCCATTTTTGAGAAGAGAAACAGAGTCAACTTTTAGTTGTCCACAGCCCTATCGTCTACCTAAACTGCATATTAACTCTGTAAAAATCCCTGAGCTCGTGCCAGAGAAAGGCGTATAACCACATGATGCTGCGCTATGTGGCCTCCCAAACTCTGCTAGTGCAGCCTCAGAGACCTTCACGTTTCCCAGCCAGCTGTCAGCAGCCTCCTGCTTTCCCTAACACTGTCCCTGTATCTCCTCTACTTAATTTACATCTGCTTGTATTTATCCAGATTATCATACCCCTAAAGACCAAATAATCAAGAGCTGACTGTAAAAAAGCCAATCACCTTAGTTCAATTCACCACTGCAATGGGATTTTATTGTGTGGCAAGGTCTGAAAGCTCTAGCAATTAGTACAATACAAGCTCCAAAcaggaaacagcaaagaaaacttgTATTGGCTGGATATCCACCTTATCTGAGGCACAGTGTCCTTTCAGGCCTGGAGAACACCTGTAAGACTCTGGAAAACCCTAATCAGTCTTCAGAGAGGAAGTAGCAGAAGAGAATGATGAGGAAAGGTAATGCCCCGAGTTTGCAAGTCATAATCCAATTAATGATAAAAAATGTTTTGCACCCCTtgggaaagaggaagagagatggggggaaaaaaaggtttataCAGTCCAAATCTGAGATGCAAGAGAGGACCAGATGCAATTTTGTGGTACTATTGCTGTGGCTACAGCTGCTTGAGTATTGCAGCACTGCCAGTCTTGTGAGCTTGTACCATTATTTTGCAAGGTTGATAATCCATTCAAAGCCTCAGCCTCTAGAGTCAAGGCATTATATATGAGAAAATCCCAACTTCTATTTAACCTAAAGaatcaaaaggaaaataagcCTTCTGTAGGCCTTCTGGTTGAAAAGTCTGGAAAATGCATCACGAGTATATTTTAAAGGGCCTAAAGTAATTCTAAGTCTATTTGTAAGTtggcttttaagaaaaacaagcagTACTTTCAAGATTTTGCAGAAACTTGACTCATACTTTTAAATACTGATAATTTACCAAATGCGTTCAGAGAACATGATTAGAAAGCAGGCTTAAAAACTGCTTTGATTTGCCTGCCTGTGCCATATTGTACTTTCCAGCTGCATTTCACTGAGGGAGCAAGGGAAAAATCTGCACCACTGAGAAAGCACATAAAGGCGGGGTCAGTCACGGAGAAAGAAAATACCCAGGCAGGCGATCAGGCGCAAAGGTTCCCCGTCCCCCCGCGCAGGAAGGATCCGCGCAGGCGGCGGAAACCAGATTTCAAACCCGCCGAGGCTCCGCCCGGACGCTGCAGCCGCCCTCGGTGAGCGGCGCCTCGGctggcggcggcccccgggctgccccccgcaaaccctcctgctgccgctccgcagcagcagcagcgcccccggagccggagccgggcccggccgcgccgcttaCCCAGCCCGGTGCCCGGGTTTCTGGCCGCCAtcgccccgccgagccgcccGCTCTCCGCCCCCGCGGGGCGGGACGGCtccgcccccgcgcccggcccggccctccggCCCAGCGGTTATCGTTATGGCAATGGTAATAAAACAGAGtccagcttttttttcctctgaactgCTTTGGAATTGAAAGGAAGCTTTAGATCCAAGCTCTAACACTTACAGAACCAGCTCTGTGAAAACTTAACATCATGCCTGCAGAGCTCGTAATACTTGCAAAATGCAAATTTAACAACAAAGATACTGACAGCTTCACAGCCTTCACCTTTTTTCAAGCATGCAGTAACACAAACTTGCATCAAGTATTAAGTGTTGCTAACATTCTTACCTAAATGAAACAAACGTCTTGTAACCTTATGCCCACTCCTTCAGGGCTAGCAAAGGCACTTTACAAGCTTGTGACAGCATCATGTAAAGCAGCATAAGGATCACAGCTCTTAAATTTGAGGAGGTTATTCCAGACTTCCCTACAAAAAGCTAAAGAGAACCTACCCAAAATGAGGAGCAAATAAGTTCCACCAGGGGTggtgttctttttttgttgttgtatttttttaaacacagcccTCAGCTTGCAAAGTAAAAAGTTTAGTGTGAAGTACTAGATTTGGAATTCTCTTGAGCCTtaataaaattaatgaaaacactgaaacaaCCAATCAGCTGCAAGCAACTCACAACCCCCCATTTACTTTTGTGATAAAATTCAAACAGGTATTTCCAAACTGAGTTTTGGAGTTCAGTCAGTGAAATAACATTCTTAATACTAACACTGGACTTGCAAAAATCAAGACTCATTGCatcattctttattttcctttatgttactctatttcttttgttttcaaactttaagtttcacttttcttctaagcTGATAAGATAGTATTATTTAACTCCTTTGGGGAAAAATCCAAAGAGAATATTAAGGACAAATctgaatatgaaaaaataaaagggtACACGAATAACTTAAGGATTTACATGACAAAACTAGGTAACATTCAGGACACAAAGCTATTCCTATAAATTAGGGTTTCAATATCACTCCTTCGCAACATTCTTCTTGAATTTTGTTTAGCCAGTTCTTCTCCTTTCTATATTCAGTGCATTTAATACACTTTTCAGTGTAATATTAAAGGAAGTGACAAGTGGAAGAAtggcaatattttctttaatgaagaaaatATGATGTATAATCTTGAAAGAGTAACTTTTTAGCCAGTCTAGAGGACTAAACCCAAGCTTTGTACAGATTCATAGCCAACCTCTGGTATTTTCATGTACAACCAAGTGTTTCAGGCAGTACCTTTAGGAATTTTCAAAGTTTTTGATTTTAGAGACTCACTTTTACATTCAaactttaaagaataaaaagacaAGGCTTAGAAATCAAGGAACCTGCCACTCGCTGTCCCAACACTAAAACATTCTTATTGCTTTCCCTCTTTGTTTAGTacacacaaaaaaaccaacccaatAGATGCTAGAAAGGATTATGCAGTAACTTGGTTGCTTTTCCATTCCATGAGCCCAATGCTAAACAGTAAGATATGAGTTTTGAGAGGCATTTTATTTAGACAACTGAAAATAGTTAAATGTTCATAAGCAGTGTACAATGAAACAAAACCCGAATCAAATACTTTAGTACATAATCCCTTCTTTACAACTAAAGCCAAATCTTCcaactttcaagaaaaaaaaaaaaaaagggtaaaagcCATTATATCTCTTCTCCATAATAAAGAAAACACACTACAATGAGTCTAATTGAAATTGGAGAGACTGGATCTTGGCTTGCACGCTTCATTCAAAAGACAGTAGGCAGCTATGCTAAGAAGATAGCAAAACTCTActacttgtcttttttttctttttttggatacTCAGTTCTCTTACAGACAACACCTAGCCAGTTCCACCGCATTCTCATCAATTACTGCCCATCTTTGCCTTATGTAGAGAGTGCACTCTGGAAGGCTGCTGCTGCACTGTTCACTTGATTTAGTCTCATATGTCCATATGTTGTATAACAGTTGTGATACTCAGGCCTTAACTTCAGGAGTTGAGCTGTACACTGAATCTGAGTTTTCAGAGGCAAGATCTTCTGCAATTAAATAAAAAGGGCATTACTTCACCTTAGATATATAAACAAAAGGAAAGTTGAAAGGATTCTTTCACAGTAAAGATCAATTCAgactgtttttcatttaattcaattCAGTTATTCTACCAAGTCTGTTTGGACAGCCTGCAAGATCACACAGCTCATCACTAGTCTGACACTTCCCACAGTTTCTTTCACGAAAATGCAGTCAAAGATGTGAGAAGAGCAAAAAGTGCCAGAAGGTACTTGGGAAAAAGCTAGCTCTTCCATACTAAGGAATGCTACTGCCTTTACTGATCTTTTAACAGTTAGCTGATTTGAAGTTGGCAGTTCAGTGCATTACCTAATTCCTCCTCTGCAGTTCCTGGAAGGGTGGTCCttgcttttgctgcttctgcaTTCTCCTcttctgtaggaagaaaaaacagttaGTATCTTCAGTTGACTCCCCCACACCCATCCATGCGCCtaaatcagaaaataaagctttcaCTTATTCATTTAAGGTTGAAGAGAGAAGAGTTGGGTAAGAAATTCCATTAATGGATATCTGCCTGCAGTTTTCTAGACACTGGTTTTTATTTCCGCCCCCCCCAAAGGGTAGAGAACCAAAGTGCATAGAAAAAAACACGTATCTGCACTTTTTTCTAGAGGCTCTTATATCCTTAAGTATTTATAAAAATGGATTTCATATTTCTTGCTCTATAACATCAAAATGTAACAGACTACTTGCTTAAATATCTGCAACATGTCTATATTCAATAAGCTTATAGGTTTGAAATTAATTGATTAACTGACAGCCATAACAGCAAATCCTTATATCCATCACACAAGAGTGTGTTAAGATAGTAGGGATGCTGTAGGAAATTCAGATGTTCATAATTTATGCTATTACTGCCAGACATTATTCTCATGTAGAAAATTGTATTTGTTTAACAACTTTCAAAAGTGCACATGAAGCAGCCAAGTTTCACCAGGAAAATGTGCGCACACTTACCAGGAACTACACATTTCCAAAGACCATAGGTTTTCCCTACTGTTGTCTGCCACAGCCTTAGTGTGCCATCCTCAGAGCCACTGGCATATAACTCTCCATCAGGGCTAAATCTCACACAGTGAATGGGACCAAAGTGTCCTTTGTAGGATTCTAGAAGAGAATATATTGATATGATTTTCAAATTGTCTTCTACAAGTGAAATTAGTATGTAGAAATtaatcagaagaggaaaaaaaattgatggGAGGCACTTTTCCAATATTTTACTTCTGATATAAAATAAAGCTTCTACTAATTGGTATCTCAGTGATCTCTAATTTAGGTAACATAATAGTAATTTATTAATGGCAAGAAACAGGTGCTTATTTATTCTAGGCAAAACTAAAAAGCAAGCCAGTAGCACAGAGTGCACATATTCTGGTTCTCCAACCACTCACTGCGCACAAAATTCTAAATGAGGATAGAATCAACTAACAAACTTATATCACCCTCCCCTCAAAAAAGTTACACTATTTATGAAAGCAAGTGGTTCTGACTCATTAGACATATCTGATGAATGCTATACTACAACATTTAAGTTAGCATATAGCTTGCCACTACATCAATACTGAATGGTTCAACTTTTTTGTGTTTTGATAGCTGTTGTTTAAAGCAGGCTTTAATTGGTTCTAAAGAACGTTAGGTGTAGTGAGATAATACAAACACTTAACTGACAGCAAAACTCTTTATCTGCTTACACAGTATGCTATGCTAAGACCTTATTCGATTTAAGTGTAACAGTTTCATCTACTAGAATCTCATCAAACTAATTTCAGAACTCATTTTTGATTACAGAAGACAAACATACCTAATTCTTCTCCTGTATTATAGTCATATTTATAGAGTTTAAAATCTTCACCGCCTGCAACCAGACATTCTTTCTCAGGGTGAAGTGATGCAGAATTGATTGTAGCAGGAGCTTCAAATGATTTAATCTGCTCTAGACTGAGGGAGAAGTTTGTTAATAagagttaaaatatatatatatatatatatatatatatatatatcctgaaagcaaagaaactttGATTCTACAAATCACAACTgcctttaagaaaaacaaaacacacccaCCTACAGTTTTTGAAACAAGTTTTAATACTTGCAAGTGGAGCTTATCAAGTTAGAAACAAAAAGTTAAGATTAAGCAAAACAGAAGTCTCACACATTTAGTAATACTTTCTGGAATCTGCTTAAGTATGTAACTTGCTTCCTTAAGACATCATACAGATGTATTAATAACTAGTTCTCTGAAAAGCACTAAACTGAACCCTGGACAAAACACTTATTTAACCATAACGACAATTAGTATCAACTATAACAACAGCAGTGAATATTTACAGTCTAGCATTTTACAGACAGTTAGAAAtcattatttttagaaaagggTAAATGCATTGCACTTTGCAACTGATTGGATGGCAAAGATATCCACCGAAGCCAATTCTGGTGACTCAGTAACTTGGTTTTGTACAGCCAACTTTACCAACATAACCAAACCTATTAATCAGCCTAGGAAATTGTTCTGTTTTAGACTCACGTTTCTGCACTATGAAAAGCAATGGTCTTCCCATAGGTTATCACAAGTATCTGTCCTTCTGGAACATACTCCATGCTGCTCACTGACATTGCAACATTTAATGCCTTTACTTCAGTCATGGTATTCCGGTCCCAGAGGCTACAAAGAAACGAGACTCAGATTACTTCAGCAAATCAAGCAGTTCTCACCCCCATGCattttgggtttaaaaaaaagctttgggtttaaaaaaaaagccacccagTAAAGAACTTCATTTGACTCCATAGGTATGTTGGATATTCAGTGGCATTCTTATCTTAAAGTTTTGCCCAGCAGAAAATTAAAACAGGCTTACATTAAAATACCACTACTTTTGAAACTTATTGCAACAACTTTAAATGGCACACACACCTTTAAACTATTCAAGGATTTCCTTAGAGATTAAAAAACTTGTTTCAAGCCTCCTGAGCAATACAACTTTCTAAAACCAAGGCTTGAAAGTCCCAATCTGCCTCTTAACCTCAAAAGTAAAAGAGGTACTAATGCCAATTTATACACAGAATACAGTTTCATTTAATGCAATTTAGTTTCCTATCTAGGGATGCAACGGCTatctaaaaagaaaggaaaggaagttgtTTTGCTATGACAAAtaagaagtttcattcattaGACGACAGCTACATTTCTATCTCTAAGACTCAgcgaggaaaaaaaacaaaacaaacaaaaaaaaacacaaaaaacataaCACAAGGCTCTTGCCCCTCTTGAGTACTGGGAAACTGGAAAGAACTGGAGCTGTAGAGACTGCATGGATATGGCACCAGTGTCTTCAATCCCCCCTTCTACAAATCAGAAAGCCACACTATTTGTCTCCTCTGTGCATAAATAAAAGAATGATGAGACAGCTAGGCATCAGATCATACTGGCCAGaaagctgaggaagcagaaaggTACTTCTCCCATCTTTTCTGGGCAGCTTAGTCTGAGGAATGGTCTTTGTTGATCCACCTCCCCAGCATCCAGGTTTGTCTAGGTTTCAGCTCATCTCCTACCAGTTGGGCACAAAGTAAACAAAACACTATGAATGGATTAGCCCTCTTATACAAACACTAAAGTCTACTCAATTTATCAGCACAGCATAGAATAAGGGTTAAATTTGTCAACAATGCACTGTTTCCAGATACCCTCCCTAGTCTTTCACCTCAGCTTCTGGCTAGTCCTTGCCTTGTGCATTTTTGAAGGCTTGCTTGTGGAAGACAAAGGCAGCAATACCTCTGCACAAAGCATACTCACAAGACCTCATCTATAAATTCATCTTCTCTAGGTTTACAAAAGGCATTCATTCGTTATAACTATTAAGTTCACAAAAAGATCTACTCTTCTGAGGTTGCCCAAGGTTAAGGCATTTAGCACAAACTATTAGATAGAGGCAAATTATTGTAGGAAGTTACTCTGTTGCTACAATATTATAGGGTAGATTAAAATTGTTACAAGATTAAAATGTCCAAAAGCATAGAGAACTACAATAATCTAGAACCAAATAACTGACATTACTTGTTTCTTTTACAGAAAGAGATAATGATATTCTGAAATagattataaaaaaaacaaacaacagtgaGCTTCTTCAGAAAACTAAAAGTTACTTTTTCTTACCGGACAGTTTTATCATCAGCTGAAAGAATCTGTTTGTCATCACTGCTCCATAAAGCCTTTTTAATGCCAGAAGTATGCCCGCTGATAACTTGAGGTTCTTAAAATTAAAGCAAGTATTTTAGTAcatataagaaaagaaaataatgccaTACAGCAGTTGAAGAGCACTATTATTCTACATGGATTTCCATTTGCCAAAAACTGTAAGATTACTTCAAGCACTTACAGCTCTATTCATGGATCTTATTCCAGGAACAGGATAAATGCAGATTAAATTCAGAGAATCAGACACACAAAAAGTTTCACTAGTTGAACAGTCTTCTCTAGCTCAATAGCAATCTTCACTAGTTCAGTATCAATATTAATATGAATATGAATTTAAACACACTTAAATATGCAGAAACTTGTCTCTATTGTCAGGTGGCTTAATTTTAAGTGGACCCACTCCTAATAGATTTGTGTTGCACTGAAACGCTATCGTTGAAGATCTTTGAGATCTTATGCCTCAAACTGCTTAACCTTTTATAAGCTCTAACTCGCTTGTGGAAGGATAAGCTTAAAATGTTACAGACTTCAGATTATCTTACTATAGTAAAAGGTTATATACACCATTTGTGCAAAACAATcctgaatttttcttttgtaattcatAATGGAAAGCAGATCTGAAagttctgaaaattttcagaacttttatttaattctcaaaaacaaaaatcagttatAAAAGCAGACTCACCTGCTTCTGGCTTACTCAAATCATAGATACGCAACAATTTATCTTGTCCACCTGTTAACAGATAATCACTATCCTGAAACAGAAGTTACAAAGAGTCAGCTCTATTTTGAATTGAAACATCAGCCTTCATCCATGAGTCTTAAAATAACAGTTCTTTCTCTCAGTCTACTAACACACTTATTTAAATTATGACCTTAAAAAGCTAGAAGTGGTATGCTAGAATATTTGCCTGTTacacacataaaaaaaagaaaaacagcaaataccAAAATACATTTAAGTGCTTACTTCTCTGGAAAGTAAGATACAAAGTTTTTTCATACCTGTGTAAAATCCACACTTTTGACAATGTGCTTGTGAGCCAATGTGATTAGCTCATCCCCTGACACAGCATCCCACACTTTGCTAAATGAcaagagaaaacatttaaattttaGTAGCACTGAGACAAACCAACTTGGAAGTCAGATCAGCTTGTAAACAATATTTCCTGACACCCTCGTAACATTTTGTCATAAGTACTACATTCTGATAAGTAATAACCCAGTTAGTCAATAAGAATAATTTATATGCTCTTATTAAAGTTTTTTTGTACTATCCTGCCATTTTCTTTGCCCCTCTTCTTCAGGATAATGCAgaattattactattttaaagACAGATAAGTGCAGCTGTCCTCTGCAGCTTACTATAAAATGCCATCTAATAACAAGAGTCAAAGTGCTAAATATTAATATACACTACAGacagtaaataaaaagaaaaaaatgattttttttttgcaagagttTTCTGGAATACTCTATATGTTTCAAAAACCACAAAATGGTAGCTATTATGAATTCTATGATGCTATGAAAATTTTGGTGTTACAAGCTTATTTGCCCCAGCTATGAGCAACAGAAAATAAGCAATAAATCATGGCTAACCAGAAggagcaaaaaaaccaaaaaaaaccaccccccccccttcaACTCTGATTTTAGCATTCTACAGTGCTAAAGATTAGAGCTGCATAAAATCAGTAACTTATATAAAAATATCATTGACTAAAATCAAAACACAGTGAGACTTCAAAAGCAGGTAATCACTTACGCTGTAAAATCAGCTGCTGCTGTAGCTGCTTTAGTGGCATCCTTGTTCAAAGTAGCACCCCAAACAGCACCTTTATGACCTAGAAATGTTCCAATCCAGTCTCCCGTGTCACCCTGACGTAGCATAGGCTTACCATcttcacaaaaagaaaaccaatgTTCAGATAATGTtatcaaataaaatgaaactaTTTTAAGAAGATTCTTTTATACAAACatggaacaaaaaagaaattgtcaCCAGACACCTTCCTTTGGGGAAACATCACATATTTTATGATGCTATTTTTTGAAAAAGAGTTTAGCTAAAGAGCTTAGCTATGCAGCTGCACTTGCTGTGAACATCTAAAATTCTATATAGACCTTAAAATACTATTGCAAAGTAAATACAAATtttctttgggtttgtttttaagGGAGAAGagggatagagaaggagaaaggaacatTTAGCTTTGGTTTTACTCCAGTCTTCCTCTACAGGCAGAAGAGCTCTTTTgtttttagaataaaattttCAGACTAATATTGCTGAAAAAGGAGTCTTATATCTATATGTTCAAAATATACAGAGAAGAGttgtaaaaatgaaatggaattaGAAAGCCCTTCCTAGgattattttcttttggaaagctaTAAAAGAAGTTGCTCCCATGAGAAGAAGGAAAGCTGAATATGAAGCACTCCAAGGCAGGGAGGGAGATCCTTTTAAGTTCATGAATACATACATAAGATTAATATATGCATGTATGAAGTCAAAATGCTATTCTCATAATGAGCAGAAGAAAgttctcatgcaaaaggaaagtGACATCACCATTCTACATCCACCATGACAGTCaccttgattaaaaaaagaacccAATTTAAGATGTACAGTACATGCGGGCAGAGGGTAAAAAAGGGCTGGTTTAGGAACAAGTCTTTTTACAAAGCTTTATTTATTTGGACCCGAGCTGAATGAACTGTCAAGCTGCAGGGGTTAAATTGGTAATTAAACACCACAGCCAGCTGTCAGGACTCTTTCTCATTTGATCAGGCTGAAACTGGGTATCACTGTCAGAGCGTCAGCGTCTCGCTGGGTGAACAAGCCATCCCAGCCCGACTATCGCCGCTAACACTGGCCGCTCGGCCCACCTAACGCGGCTTCTTCCCCACGCTCCCAAGTAGCGGCCCCCACACGAAGGCGCCCGGGAAGCAGCCGCTGGGAAGCAGCACTgccgcccccccccacacacacggaCACCGGGGGCGAGGGCGGGCCTTGGGCCGGGGCCACCCCCGCCTCAcctgcccgcccggcgccggcgaGGCTGAACAaaggggccgccgccgccaccgccccgcggggcgccccccGCGGggcgcttccccctcccccccccgccccgcggagcccgccgcggccggcgggacCTCACCCTTGCAGGCGCTGATGAGGAAGTAGCCGTAAGGGGTGATGCCGCTGAAGGCCAGGTCCACCACGGGCCGCGTGTGCCCCGAGCACGTCAGCGGGGTCTGTCTCatcgccatggcggcggcggttgggcgggcggcggggcgcgcgcgcGCAGGGACGCGGGGCAGGGACACAAGCCCCCTCCGGCCGGGCAGGAAACGGCGACCGAGGCGGCAGGGGAAATGACGCCGCGGGAGCGCTTCGGAGCGGAAGCTACGTAGCCCGGCGGGTGTGGGGCCGGAAGCGCCGCTGCGGGGGGTGGGCGGTTGGCTGCGGCGTGGCGGCCTTTGCGGAGGGGTGGCGCGACGAGCCCCGAGTGGAGGCCCGGGGGGCAGCGGGCTGATAGGGGACTGCTTGTGGCCTTTATCCTGTTACAGTTAGTCCTTTGTACCCCCaccgctgctcctctgctctgctcggaTTTCTACAGCAATAGCAAATCAACCCTGCCAAAAAGAAACGCGTTTTTTTTTTGCGGTTGGGCTCAATCCCAACATGGCCGGCGG from Apteryx mantelli isolate bAptMan1 chromosome 1, bAptMan1.hap1, whole genome shotgun sequence includes:
- the STRAP gene encoding serine-threonine kinase receptor-associated protein isoform X2, coding for MAMRQTPLTCSGHTRPVVDLAFSGITPYGYFLISACKDGKPMLRQGDTGDWIGTFLGHKGAVWGATLNKDATKAATAAADFTAKVWDAVSGDELITLAHKHIVKSVDFTQDSDYLLTGGQDKLLRIYDLSKPEAEPQVISGHTSGIKKALWSSDDKQILSADDKTVRLWDRNTMTEVKALNVAMSVSSMEYVPEGQILVITYGKTIAFHSAETLEQIKSFEAPATINSASLHPEKECLVAGGEDFKLYKYDYNTGEELEEENAEAAKARTTLPGTAEEELEDLASENSDSVYSSTPEVKA
- the STRAP gene encoding serine-threonine kinase receptor-associated protein isoform X1, with amino-acid sequence MAMRQTPLTCSGHTRPVVDLAFSGITPYGYFLISACKDGKPMLRQGDTGDWIGTFLGHKGAVWGATLNKDATKAATAAADFTAKVWDAVSGDELITLAHKHIVKSVDFTQDSDYLLTGGQDKLLRIYDLSKPEAEPQVISGHTSGIKKALWSSDDKQILSADDKTVRLWDRNTMTEVKALNVAMSVSSMEYVPEGQILVITYGKTIAFHSAETLEQIKSFEAPATINSASLHPEKECLVAGGEDFKLYKYDYNTGEELESYKGHFGPIHCVRFSPDGELYASGSEDGTLRLWQTTVGKTYGLWKCVVPEEENAEAAKARTTLPGTAEEELEDLASENSDSVYSSTPEVKA